One Numenius arquata chromosome 9, bNumArq3.hap1.1, whole genome shotgun sequence DNA window includes the following coding sequences:
- the LOC141468494 gene encoding zinc finger protein ZIC 4-like has product MSVDALGIPVMDPAALSRRNTALRLVDLAGAPRHHHHHPPQSMTGFPGFAGHPHATAPMQPGEHAAESRLGPHPLRPEHMGHRHHPPPHPPPQHHPAALKLSPAPHPHHQLHHHHHHHHHHHHMAGQAEVVSSQTGAFGPAQSPAAPYPVSHPAQALAAGRDFFIRRDLPAPLMPGLTEQHPAASSHHGLFVSTTGSYPGHHGHHHHHSEAGNPSLFTGLHEQPPHAAPGGHLNGQIRLGLPGEMYARSEHFTQVPASRTDPFAASSLHSYSGMNLNVNLAPHHGPGAFFRYMRQPIKQELICKWIELDQTPKKLCSKTFSTMHELVTHVTVEHVGGPEQSNHICFWEECPREGKPFKAKYKLVNHIRVHTGEKPFPCPFPGCGKVFARSENLKIHKRTHTGEKPFKCEFEGCDRRFANSSDRKKHSHVHTSDKPYNCKVRGCDKSYTHPSSLRKHMKVHCKSPPPSSGYESSTPSLVSPSSDSGREPPASSSHAEPSAPAQPAANLSEWYVCQGAGLRGPPAPSAAPLPPHRPGQPRPAARARRGRRSGGGRPWPGRERGAPLRGAGRPSGRG; this is encoded by the exons ATGAGCGTGGATGCTCTGGGGATCCCAGTGATGGAccctgctgctctctccaggCGGAACACGGCGCTGAGATTAGTAGACTTGGCGGGGGCTCctcgccaccaccaccaccacccccctcagAGCATGACAGGCTTCCCGGGCTTCGCCGGGCACCCCCACGCCACGGCGCCCATGCAGCCGGGGGAGCACGCCGCCGAGTCCCGCCTCGGGCCGCACCCGCTCCGGCCAGAACACATGGGGCAccgccaccatcctcctcctcatcctcctcctcagcatcACCCCGCGGCCCTTAAGCTCAGCCCTGCCCCTCATCCCCACCACCAGCtccaccatcaccatcaccatcatcatcatcatcatcatatgGCAGGCCAAGCCGAGGTGGTCTCTAGTCAAACGGGAGCGTTTGGCCCGGCGCAGTCACCAGCAGCCCCTTACCCCGTCTCTCACccagcccaggctctggcagCAGGTAGGGACTTCTTCATACGCAGAGACCTGCCGGCCCCACTCATGCCAGGGCTGACCGAGCAGCACCCCGCTGCAAGTTCTCACCACGGACTGTTTGTCTCAACAACAGGTAGCTACCCTGGACACCAtggtcaccaccaccaccactcagAAGCTGGGAATCCCTCTCTGTTCACTGGACTCCATGAGCAGCCTCCCCATGCAGCTCCAGGTGGCCATCTAAACGGACAGATAAGACTGGGGTTACCTGGAGAAATGTACGCCAGGTCTGAACATTTCACTCAAGTACCAGCCTCCAGGACAGATCCTTTTGCTGCTTCTTCGCTTCATAGCTACAGTGGCATGAATCTGAACGTGAATCTGGCTCCACACCACGGCCCGGGTGCCTTCTTTCGTTACATGAGGCAGCCCATCAAACAGGAACTCATCTGTAAGTGGATTGAGTTGGACCAGACTCCCAAAAAATTATGCTCGAAAACTTTCAGCACGATGCACGAGTTGGTGACTCATGTCACGGTGGAGCACGTTGGAGGACCCGAGCAGTCCAATCACATATGTTTCTGGGAAGAGTGTCCAAGAGAAGGGAAACCTTTCAAGGCCAAATATAAACTTGTAAATCACATCAGAGTCCACACAGGTGAAAAACCTTTCCCCTGCCCTTTCCCAGGCTGTGGCAAAGTGTTTGCCAGATCAGAGAATCTCAAAATACACAAAAGAACTCATACAG GGGAGAAGCCGTTCAAATGTGAGTTCGAGGGCTGTGACAGACGCTTCGCCAACAGCAGCGACAGGAAGAAGCACTCGCACGTCCACACCAGCGACAAGCCCTACAACTGCAAAGTGAGAGGCTGCGACAAGTCCTacacccaccccagctccctgagAAAACACATGAAAGTGCACTGCAaatcccctcctcccagctccggCTACGAGTCCTCCACGCCCTCCTTGGTATCCCCCTCCTCGGACTCCGGCCGGGAGCCCCCCGCCTCCTCTTCCCACGCCGAGCCCTCCGCGCCCGCGCAGCCCGCCGCCAACCTGAGCGAATGGTACGTGTGTCAGGGCGCGGGGCTccgcggcccccccgccccctccgccgcaCCCCTGCCGCCGCACCGCCCCGGCCAGCCCCGGCCCGCTGCTagggcgcgccgcgggcggcggagcggcggcgggcggccctgGCCCGGCCGGGAACGGGGAGCGCCGCTCCGGGGCGCAGGGAGGCCGAGCGGGAGAGGATGA